The Sphingomonas sp. NBWT7 nucleotide sequence TCCACCTGCTGGCGCGCGACCTCGACCGCGCGGGTATAGTCGCCCGCCATGATCAGCTTCTTGAACGCCGCCGATCCGGTGACGTTGGTCCGCTCGCCGACGTTGACGAAGGTGGAGGAGGAGGATTGCGTCACGACATGTCCTAGCGTCGCCCCGCGCGCGGGGTCGTCAGATCGGCGCGCCTATTTCGGCACGCGCGGGAGAAAGCGTCAGGCCGCCGCCATCGAGAACGGTTCGAGCCCGGCGAGCCGCGTACGCACCGGCGGCGTCGGCAGCCGCCGCGGCGGGACGTCCGCCACCGCCTGGGCGATCGCGGCGATATGCGCCGGGGTCGATCCGCAGCACCCGCCCAGCACGTTGACCTGCCCCGCCGCGGCCCATTCGTGTACCAGCCCCGCGGTCGTCGCGGGCGCCTCGTCGTACGCGCCCAGTTCGTTGGGCAGCCCGGCATTGGGATAGACCATGATCAGCGCGTCGCAGATCTCGCTCAGCGTCTTGACGTGCGGCCGCAGCTGCTCCGCCCCGAACGAGCAGTTGAGCCCGATCGTCAGCGGACGGGCATGGCGGATCGCGTGCCAGAACGCCTCCACCGTATGCCCGGAGAGGTTGCGCCCCGACAGGTCAGTCAGCGTCATCGATAGCATGATCGGCAGGTCGCGCCCCAGCGCATCGCCCGCCTCGATCGCCGCCATTACGCCCGCCTTGGCGTTGAGCGTGTCGAACACCGTTTCGATTAGGATGAAATCCGCGCCGCCCTCGACCAGCGCATCAATCTGCTCGCGGTACACGTCCTTCAGCTGGTCGAAATCGATCTCGCGATAGCCCGGATCGTTGACGTCGGGGGACAGCGACAGCGTTTTGTTGGTCGGCCCCACCGCTCCAGCAACGAAGCGCGGCCGTCCGTCCTTGGCCTCGAACTCGTCGGCGATGCGCCGCGCCAGCTTCGCGCTCTCGACGTTGATCGCGCACACCAGATGCTCGGCGCCGTAATCGGCCTGGCTGATGCGGTTGGCGGAGAAGGTGTTGGTCTCGGCGATATCGGCGCCCGCCGCGAAATACGCGCGGTGGATCGCCTCGGGCACGTGCGGCGCGGTCAGCGCCAAAATGTCGTTGTTGCCCTTCTGGTCATGGCCAAGCCCGAGCGTCCCGGCATAGTCCGCCTCCGACAGCTTCCAGTTCTGGATCTCGGTGCCAAACGCGCCGTCGGTGATCAGGATACGCTTCGCCGCCTCGGCGTGGAACGTCTCGCGCACAGCCATCACGCCGCCTCCGCCCGCGCGGCGGGCCGCGCCCGCACGCCCAGCAGATGGCAGATCGCGAAGCTCAGCTCGGCGCGGTTGAGCGTGTAGAAGTGGAACTGCTTCACCCCGCCGGCATAGAGCTTGCGGCACAGCTCGGCGGTCAGCGTCGCCGCCACCAGCTGCCGCGCCTCGGGCAGATCGTCGAGCCCCGCGAACAGCCGCTCCATCCACGCCGGCACATCGGTGCCGCACATCTTGGACATGCGCGTCACCGCCGCGAAGTTCGTCACCGGCATGATCCCCGGCACGATCTCGGCGTCGATCCCCGCCGCCGCGACGGCGTCGCGATAGCGGAAGAAGGTGTCGGGCGAGAAGAAGAACTGGCTAATCGCGCGCGTCGCGCCCGCATCCATCTTGCGCTTCAGATTGTCGAGGTCCGCCGCCGGGTCGCCCGAATCGGGATGGCTCTCGGGATAGCAGGCGACCGAGATCTCGAACGGGTGCAGCCGGCGCAGTCCCTCGACCAGCGCAGCGGCATTCTCGTATCCGCCGGGATGCGCAGCGTAGCGCTCGCCGGCGCGCGGCGGATCGCCGCGCAGCGCCACGATATGCCGCACGCCGGCCGCCCAATATTCGTTCGCGACCGCGTCGATCTCCGCCCGTGTCGCCTCGACGCAAGTGAGGTGCGCCGCCGCCGGAATATCGGTCTCGCGTGCGATCCGCGCCACCGTCGCGTGCGTCCGCTCGCGCGTCGATCCGCCCGCGCCATAGGTCACCGAGACGAAACGTGGCCCCAACGGCGCCAGCGTCGCGATCGAGTCCCACAGCGTCGCTTCCATCTTCTCGCTCTTGGGCGGGAAGAATTCGAAGCTCACCTCGATGTCGCCCGCCACGTCGGCGTAGAGCGGCGCGTCGAGCGCGCGGCGCGCCTCCTCGAGCTGATTGATCGATAGCGTCATGCCGCCTTCACCTCATGCAATGCGGCGCCGGCCTTGCGGCCGAGCCAGATCTTCACCGTCAATTCGCCGCCTTCCAGCGTCTCGACCTGCGCGACGTCGAGCCCCGCAGCCTCGAACCAGCCGGCGATCTGCCCGTCGGAGAAGCCGAGCCGGGTATGCGCATCGCGCGAGCGCAGCTCCTCGCGATCGTGCGGCGCGAAGTCCGCGATCAGCAGCCGCCCGCCCGGCGCCAGCACGCGCGCCGCCTCGACGATCGCCGCGCCCGGCTGCTGCGCATAATGCAGCACGTGATGGACGATCGCGACGTCCGCCGCACCGTCGCCCAGCGGCAGCGAATAGAGGTCCGCCTGGCGCAGCTCGGCATTGCCCAGCCCCTGCTCGCCAATCTTGGCGCGCGCCAGCCGCAGCATTTCCGAACTGCGATCGATGCCGAGCGCCGTGCGCGCACGCGGCGCGAACAGCTCGATCATCCGCCCCGTGCCCGTGCCGATATCCACCAGCCGGCCGAGCGGCGCGTCGCCCAGCATCGCCTGCATCGCGCGTTCTACGTCGCTCTCGGCGATGTGCAACGATCGGATCGCGTCCCACTCGCCGGCATTCGCCTCGAACCATTGCAGCGCGCTCGCCGCCCGGTCGGCACGCACCGCGGCGAGCCGGGCGGCGTCGGTCGCGCCTTCGCCCGCATCCTCGTCCCACGCATCGATCGCCGCGAGCACCGGCGCCACCAGCCGCGCCGCGCCCAGCGCCACGAACACCCAGCTGCCCTCCTTACGCCGCTCGGCGAGCCCCGCATCGCACAGGATCTTGACGTGCCGGCTGACGCGCGGCTGGCTTTGCCCCAGCACCAGCGCCAGCTCGCCGACCGATAGCTCCATCGTCCGCAGCAGCTGCAGGATGCGAAGCCGCGACGAATCGGCCAGGGCACGGAAGGTCTCGAGCGCGTTGGTCACGGCTAAAAGATATAAAGATATCTTTATATGTCGTCAAACGCGCATCGTTGTGCGCTGCCGTGTGGACCAGCAAAGTTTCGTTGCGGAGCGAAAATACCTGCGCCACGTTAGTCCCGTCGTCGTCGGCAGTGCCGGCGTTCGTCAAACGACAGGGAGTTTTCGGTATGAAGTTCTTCGCCACCGCCGCCACGCTCGTCGCCGCCGCCGCGCTCGCCGCGTGCAGCCAGAACGCCCAGAACGAGACGGCGGACGCCGCCAATGCCGTGGGTGCGGACGTCAGTGCCACCACTTCGAACGCGGTCAACGACGTCGAGGCCGCGACCGATCGCGCACTCGGCTCGGCCGAAGCGACGCTCGACAATGCCGGCGCCCGGATCGAAGGCGGCGCGGATCGTGCCGGCGCGGCGATCGACAATTCGGCCGACCGCGCGGCGCAGGAAACGGGCGAGGCGCTGACCGACGCCGGCAACGCGCTGAAGAACTGATGCGCCACGTGACGGGAGGGGCGCTTGCCGCGCTCCTCCTGCTCGCCGCCTGCTCGTTGGAGCCAGACGCGCCCGGCGCGATCAGCGCCGACGAGGAACAGCAGCTCAACGATGCCGCCGCGATGCTCGATGCCAACAGCATCGCGCTCGACAATGCGATCGAGGATACCCCCGCCCGATGAACAAGCGCCGGCTCGGCTCGTCCGATCTCCAGATCGCCCCGCTCGTGCTGGGCGGCAACGTCTTCGGCTGGACGGCGGATCGCGACGCCAGCTTCGCCGTGCTCGACGCCTTCGTCGCCGGCGGCGGCACGATGATCGATACCGCGGACGTCTATTCGGCATGGGTGCCTGGCCACAAGGGCGGCGAATCGGAGACAATGATCGGCGAGTGGCTGCGTACCTCGGCCAAGCGCGACGACGTGCTGATCGCGACCAAGGTCGGCATGCTGCCCGGCGAGGGTGGCGAGAAGCTCGCCCCCGCCCGCATCGCCGCCGCGTGCGACGCCTCGTTGCAGCGTCTGGGCACCGATCGCATCGATCTCTATTTCGCGCATCAGGATGACGAGGCGACGCCGCAGGAAGCGGTGCTCGAGGCGTTCGCCGCGCTGGTAAAGGCGGGCAAGGTCCGCGTCCTCGGCGCGTCCAATTTCCACGCTGCGCGGCTGAAGTCCGCGAACGAGGCGGCGCGCGCCGCCGGACTGCCGCGCTTCGATGCACTGCAGCCAGAATACAATCTCGTCAGCCGCACCAAGTTCGAGGGCGAACTGCAGGATTATTGCGTCGAACAAAATGTTGGCGTCGTGCCCTATTATGGGCTCGCCTCGGGCTTCCTCACCGGCAAGTACCGCAGCGAGGGCGATCTGTCGAAGAGCGTGCGCGGCGGGCGCATGGGTGATCTTCTTCAGGGTCGCGGTAAGGCCGTGCTCGACGCGATGGACGGCGTCGCCGCGGAAACCGGCGCCAGCCTCGCGCAGATCGCACTCGCCTGGCTAATCGCGCAGGACGGCGTCACCGCCCCGATCGCCAGCGCCACCAGCGCGGCGCAGGTCGAGGAACTGATGCCCGCGATGACGCTGAACCTGACACCCGATCAGCTCGACCGCCTCAGCGCCGCCGGCGCCTGACGCGCCCGCCGAACAATGGAACCGGCGCCCAACCGGAAAAGAGGTTGCTCACCGGGATCGGCTCGCAGGATCGCGCGCCGGCGCGGCTGGCCAGGCGCAGATCGCCGCGCAGGCCCCGGTGAGACGCCGCCCCCATTCGGATCGTATTCGCGCTTCAGGATTATCGGCGTCTAACGATCATCGGATAAGCGGCATCGCGAGGCGTCGTCCGAACACGATGACCTAACCGTAGCGTTAACCTTATCGCGTCAGGTGCCGGCAATCCGGCATCGGCTATTGCTTCGCCATGCTGTCGCCGACTCGCCTCGTGCTTCTGTCGTTCGCGGTCGCCGCGGGATCGGTCGCCTTCGCCTCCACCCGCCCACCGCCCGGCCCCCGCGTCCTCGCCAGCCAGGACGTGCCGACGACGGTCGCGCCGGCCGCGACCGCCGCGAAGCCCGTCGCGCCCGCGCCGCTGCCCGCATCCTACACGATCAGGTCGGTCCTCCCGATCGAAGGCCCGATGAAGATGGGCGACCATCACTGGGATGAGAGCGCGGCCCCGGCGAAGGGCACGATCGTCATTACCGTCGATCTCGCGGCGCAGGTACTCAGCGTCTTTCGCGACGGGCACGAGATCGGCGCCGCCGCCGTGCTGTTCGGCGCCGACGCCAAACCGACCCCGCTCGGCGTCTATCCGATCACGCAGAAGGACGCCGATCACGTCTCCAACATCTACCATGCGCCGATGCCATACATGCTGCGGCTCACCAACGACGGCATTTCGATCCACGCCAGCGAAGTCGCAGACGGCTATATGACGCACGGCTGCATCGGCGTGCCGCTACCCTTCGCCAAAAAGCTGTTCGCGGCGGTCAAGCTCGGCGACAAGGTGATCGTCACGCGCGGTGAGGCGCTCGAGGTCGGTCAGCCCGTCAAAGCCATCTGACCCTCACCGCAACCCCCCCGAAGACCCCACCAAAAGCCCTCCGAACCCCTCACTTTTCGCCAGATTTTGCCCGGCCCGAAGGTCAGTGTTCCTCGCCGACTGCTCGCCCCCGCCGCCCCGCTGCTCGCTCGATGATCAACCTGCGACGCGCCTCGTCGGCGTCGCGCCACGCTCCGATCTCGTCCAGCGTCCGGTAGCAGCCGAGGCACATTTCACCCTCGTCATCGAGCCGGCAGATGCCGATGCACGGCGTCTCGACGCTTGGCATTACCACGCGCCGAACCCCTGATCACCCGCCCGATACTCCGCGATCCGCCGCCGCGTCGCCGGTGACGTATCCTCCGGCAGCGCTTCGACGGTAACCCATGCGACCTCGGCGATCTCGCGCCGATCGGCCGCGATCAGCGCCTCTGGCATGTCGGTTTCGGCAACGAAGACAACGACATGGTCATCCTTGCTCTGTGCCGTATTATGATAGACACCAAGTACGCGCACTAACCGCACGTCGCCCAGCCCCACTTCCTCGCGAAGTTCGCGGCGGATCGCTGCTGCTGCACTCTCGCGCTTGGCGACGCCGCCGCCCGGCAGATACCAGCCATCGATATAATGGTGCCGGACCAGCGCGACGCGCCCCGCGGGATCGATCAGGATCGCCCGCGCCACGAATGTGCGCGGACGTCGGACTTTCGACCACCATCGCATCGCGCGCCCGGCGATCCGGTAGCGCAACGCGGGCACGTCAGCCGCCGATCGTTGCGCTCAGGAACGCCGGCACCGGGCCGTTCCACCCGTCGTCCGGCCCCTCGTCGCGCTCGTGGCGGCGCTGCGACGCGTAACGCTGTTGGCCGGTCTGGTCGTCGCGACCGCGGCCCGCCTGCTCTTGGCGGCTGCCGTCTGCTCGGCCTCCGCGCCCGCGACCCGCCGGATCGTCACGCCGGTCATCCGCACTGTCGCGAGCAGCTGGTTCCTTTTCGGCGGCTGGCGTTGCCAGCGCGTCCGCCGACGGCCTCGAGCGCGTACGACCGGGTCGCTCGCGCGGCGTCTCTGCGCTCGCCTCGTCGGCCGCCGGAACCTCGAACTTGGCGATGGTTTGCCCGGTAAGTTTCTCGATGTTCTGGATGTTCTCGGCGTCTTCGGGCCCGACGAACGTATAGGACGTACCCGTCGCCCCCGCGCGTCCCGTCCGGCCGATGCGATGCACGTAATCGTCCGGATGCCACGGCGCATCGAAGTTGAAGACGTGGCTGACGCCCTTGATGTCGAGCCCGCGCGCGGCGACGTCGGACGCCACCAGAATGTTGATGTCGCCCGACTTGAACCGGTCGAGCTCGGCGATCCGCGCCGATTGCTCCATGTCGCCGTGGATTTCGCCGGCGGCGAAACCGTGCTTCTTCAAACTCTTGTTGAGCTCGCGCACCGTCGTCTTGCGGTTGCAGAAGATGATCGCGTTGGCGACGCCCTCGGATTTCAGCAGTCGCCGCAGCGTATCGCGCTTCTGGAAGGCCGAGCCCTTAACCGGCACCAGCCACTGTGTAATGTTGGTATTGGTGCTCGCCGGCCGCGCGACCTCGATCGTCTTGGGATTGGACAGGAACTTGTCCGCCAGCTTCTTGATCGGCGGCGGCATCGTCGCCGAAAAAAGCAGCGTCTGCCGCTGCTTGGGCAGCTTCGTGCAGATTTCCTCGATATCAGGGATGAACCCCATGTCGAGCATGCGATCCGCCTCGTCGATCACCAGCATGCTGCAGCCGTTGAGCAGGATCTTGCCGCGCCCGAACAGGTCCATCAGCCGCCCGGGCGTCGCGATCAGCACGTCGACGCCGCGCTCCAGCGCCTTGACCTGATCGCCCATCTGCACGCCGCCGATCAGCAGCGCCATCGACAGTTTGTGATACTTGCCGTAGATCTCGAAATTCTCTGCAACCTGCGCCGCAAGTTCGCGTGTCGGCTCAAGAATAAGGCTGCGCGGCATCAGCGCGCGGGCGCGACCGTGCGCCAGGATATCGATCATCGGCAGCACGAACGACGCCGTCTTGCCCGTCCCCGTCTGCGCGATGCCGATGATGTCGCGCATCATCAGCACGCTCGGGATCGCTGCAGCCTGGATCAGCGTCGGGTCGGTATAGCCCGTGTCGCCGACGGCGCGGAGAAGTTCTTCTGACAGGCCGAGGTCGGCGAAGCTCATGGCGATCCTGAAAAAGGGGCGCGAAGCGCACGCCCGTCATTGGACGCGAGACGCGATTGCGCGTCCATTGTCAAGGAAAACGCCGCTATACACAGCGCGGTCGTGTTATTTCGTCGTTGCCGTCAACGTCCTGAACCGGCTGATCTTACAGCGGGCGCCCGATCGCGATCGAAGCACGTCGCGCTTGGCGCAGACCATCCCGTCGCCGGCGCGCTTCAGGTAAAAGCCGCTGTAGAAATTAAGCGTCGGGCAATCGTCGTCGAGCTTGGCGCGCAGGCGGCGACCGTCGGTGACGATCAGGTCGACATCGCCGTCACGCGAGAACATCGCGCTCGCCAGCGTCGCGGCGGCGACGCACTTGGGCGCCTTGTGCTCGCGCCACGTCACCTCCGCATCCGGCTCGCTGCGTCGTACGGGAAGCTGCGGGATGCGGATCACCACCCGCTCGCGGTAGATCATCTGCGCGAGTTCAATGCCGTTCAACCCCGCCGGCTCGTGTGCCGAGATCAGCAGCGGCGCGCAGATCGCGAGCGGAACAAGGGCACGGCGCTGGGTCATCGATTGATTGTGCCGTTGCCGCGAATTGTTTGAACCATGGATGAATTACGGCGATCATGCGGCATGACGCCAGCTCAAACCAGCCTCCTCGACGCGCTCCGCCCGATCGTCCAACCGCGTGCGATCGTCACCGATCCAGACACGATCGCGCCCTGGGAGATCGACTGGCGAAAGCGCTGGCACGGCCGCGCACCGATCATGTTCCAGCCCGGAACGGTGAGCGAGGTGCAGGCGATCGTCCGCGCAGCGGCCGCCAGCGGCGTTCCGCTGGTGCCGCAGGGCGGCAACACATCGATGGTGGGCGGTGCGACGCCGCCGTCGAGCGGCGACGCCGCCCTCCTGTCGCTTCGCCGGCTTAACGCGATCCGCGCGCTCGATGCGGACGCCGGGCTGGCAGTTGCCGAAGCCGGCGTGATCCTCGCCGATCTGCACGCCGCCGCTCTATCGGCCGGTCGCCGCTTCCCGCTGACGCTGGGCGCCCGCGGATCGGCGACGATCGGCGGACTGGTATCGACCAAT carries:
- a CDS encoding homocysteine S-methyltransferase family protein — its product is MAVRETFHAEAAKRILITDGAFGTEIQNWKLSEADYAGTLGLGHDQKGNNDILALTAPHVPEAIHRAYFAAGADIAETNTFSANRISQADYGAEHLVCAINVESAKLARRIADEFEAKDGRPRFVAGAVGPTNKTLSLSPDVNDPGYREIDFDQLKDVYREQIDALVEGGADFILIETVFDTLNAKAGVMAAIEAGDALGRDLPIMLSMTLTDLSGRNLSGHTVEAFWHAIRHARPLTIGLNCSFGAEQLRPHVKTLSEICDALIMVYPNAGLPNELGAYDEAPATTAGLVHEWAAAGQVNVLGGCCGSTPAHIAAIAQAVADVPPRRLPTPPVRTRLAGLEPFSMAAA
- the metF gene encoding methylenetetrahydrofolate reductase [NAD(P)H] codes for the protein MTLSINQLEEARRALDAPLYADVAGDIEVSFEFFPPKSEKMEATLWDSIATLAPLGPRFVSVTYGAGGSTRERTHATVARIARETDIPAAAHLTCVEATRAEIDAVANEYWAAGVRHIVALRGDPPRAGERYAAHPGGYENAAALVEGLRRLHPFEISVACYPESHPDSGDPAADLDNLKRKMDAGATRAISQFFFSPDTFFRYRDAVAAAGIDAEIVPGIMPVTNFAAVTRMSKMCGTDVPAWMERLFAGLDDLPEARQLVAATLTAELCRKLYAGGVKQFHFYTLNRAELSFAICHLLGVRARPAARAEAA
- a CDS encoding metalloregulator ArsR/SmtB family transcription factor gives rise to the protein MTNALETFRALADSSRLRILQLLRTMELSVGELALVLGQSQPRVSRHVKILCDAGLAERRKEGSWVFVALGAARLVAPVLAAIDAWDEDAGEGATDAARLAAVRADRAASALQWFEANAGEWDAIRSLHIAESDVERAMQAMLGDAPLGRLVDIGTGTGRMIELFAPRARTALGIDRSSEMLRLARAKIGEQGLGNAELRQADLYSLPLGDGAADVAIVHHVLHYAQQPGAAIVEAARVLAPGGRLLIADFAPHDREELRSRDAHTRLGFSDGQIAGWFEAAGLDVAQVETLEGGELTVKIWLGRKAGAALHEVKAA
- a CDS encoding aldo/keto reductase; translation: MNKRRLGSSDLQIAPLVLGGNVFGWTADRDASFAVLDAFVAGGGTMIDTADVYSAWVPGHKGGESETMIGEWLRTSAKRDDVLIATKVGMLPGEGGEKLAPARIAAACDASLQRLGTDRIDLYFAHQDDEATPQEAVLEAFAALVKAGKVRVLGASNFHAARLKSANEAARAAGLPRFDALQPEYNLVSRTKFEGELQDYCVEQNVGVVPYYGLASGFLTGKYRSEGDLSKSVRGGRMGDLLQGRGKAVLDAMDGVAAETGASLAQIALAWLIAQDGVTAPIASATSAAQVEELMPAMTLNLTPDQLDRLSAAGA
- a CDS encoding L,D-transpeptidase family protein, encoding MLSPTRLVLLSFAVAAGSVAFASTRPPPGPRVLASQDVPTTVAPAATAAKPVAPAPLPASYTIRSVLPIEGPMKMGDHHWDESAAPAKGTIVITVDLAAQVLSVFRDGHEIGAAAVLFGADAKPTPLGVYPITQKDADHVSNIYHAPMPYMLRLTNDGISIHASEVADGYMTHGCIGVPLPFAKKLFAAVKLGDKVIVTRGEALEVGQPVKAI
- a CDS encoding DUF1289 domain-containing protein is translated as MPSVETPCIGICRLDDEGEMCLGCYRTLDEIGAWRDADEARRRLIIERAAGRRGRAVGEEH
- a CDS encoding NUDIX domain-containing protein — its product is MPALRYRIAGRAMRWWSKVRRPRTFVARAILIDPAGRVALVRHHYIDGWYLPGGGVAKRESAAAAIRRELREEVGLGDVRLVRVLGVYHNTAQSKDDHVVVFVAETDMPEALIAADRREIAEVAWVTVEALPEDTSPATRRRIAEYRAGDQGFGAW
- a CDS encoding DEAD/DEAH box helicase; this translates as MSFADLGLSEELLRAVGDTGYTDPTLIQAAAIPSVLMMRDIIGIAQTGTGKTASFVLPMIDILAHGRARALMPRSLILEPTRELAAQVAENFEIYGKYHKLSMALLIGGVQMGDQVKALERGVDVLIATPGRLMDLFGRGKILLNGCSMLVIDEADRMLDMGFIPDIEEICTKLPKQRQTLLFSATMPPPIKKLADKFLSNPKTIEVARPASTNTNITQWLVPVKGSAFQKRDTLRRLLKSEGVANAIIFCNRKTTVRELNKSLKKHGFAAGEIHGDMEQSARIAELDRFKSGDINILVASDVAARGLDIKGVSHVFNFDAPWHPDDYVHRIGRTGRAGATGTSYTFVGPEDAENIQNIEKLTGQTIAKFEVPAADEASAETPRERPGRTRSRPSADALATPAAEKEPAARDSADDRRDDPAGRGRGGRADGSRQEQAGRGRDDQTGQQRYASQRRHERDEGPDDGWNGPVPAFLSATIGG